The window AAACACGGCTTCACAGAAGATCTAAAGATCTATAGGTGATCCACATGAAAACCTTTCATGTTGAAACCCCAATCTCTGAGCAGGATGTAAGAGGATGGAGAATAGGCGACATAATCTATGTAACCGGCCTAGTAGTTACGGCAAGGGACGCTGCGCACAAGAGGATCGTTAACTACCTGAGAGATAAGAGACCATTACCTATTTCCGCCAATGGACTTCCCATATTCCATTGCGGCCCCTTAGCCATGAAGGTTGATGGAGAATGGAGGATATTAGCCGCTGGGCCGACAACTAGCATGCGGATGGATTCCTTCGAACCGGAAGTTATTAGGCATCTAAGTGTCCGCCTCGTGATTGGTAAGGGTGGGATGGGGGAGAGGACACGTAAAGCCATGAAAGAGTATGGGGCAGCTTACGCGGCATTTACTGGCGGAGCAGGAGCTCTCGCAGCTAGCTTCATAAAAAGAGTTGTAGACGTCGAATGGCTGGACCTCGGGATGCCTGAGGCATTATGGACACTTGAGGTTGAAGATTTCGGTCCGCTCA is drawn from Candidatus Bathyarchaeota archaeon and contains these coding sequences:
- a CDS encoding FumA C-terminus/TtdB family hydratase beta subunit — encoded protein: MKTFHVETPISEQDVRGWRIGDIIYVTGLVVTARDAAHKRIVNYLRDKRPLPISANGLPIFHCGPLAMKVDGEWRILAAGPTTSMRMDSFEPEVIRHLSVRLVIGKGGMGERTRKAMKEYGAAYAAFTGGAGALAASFIKRVVDVEWLDLGMPEALWTLEVEDFGPLIIGIDSHGGSLFENVQSNARRMRDEIIKNFLRVC